The Paracoccus sp. MA genome contains a region encoding:
- the choW gene encoding choline ABC transporter permease subunit: MDQLTALLTDTKIPVGRTAKAIFDWLNANAAFIFNAISKLLDGLINGILRMLEFPHPLIFTLLAVALTWALQRNWKTCLLVGLGFLFILNQGYWDETMQSLTLVLSACVVCMAIGVPIGIAAAHRPRLYAWMRPVLDLMQTLPTFVYLIPAIVFFGIGMVPGLIATVIFVLPAPIRLTHLGISSTPKALVEAAIAFGATPRQLLWKVELPSATSQIMAGLNQTIMLSLSMVVIAALVGASGLGVPVVRALNSVNTSLGFESGFIIVVVAIMLDRMLRVRGHDD; the protein is encoded by the coding sequence ATGGACCAACTGACTGCACTTCTGACCGATACGAAGATCCCGGTGGGCAGGACCGCCAAGGCGATCTTCGACTGGCTGAACGCCAATGCCGCATTCATCTTCAACGCCATCTCGAAGCTGCTCGACGGGCTGATCAACGGCATCCTGAGAATGCTGGAATTCCCGCATCCGCTGATCTTCACCCTGCTGGCCGTGGCGCTGACCTGGGCCCTGCAGCGCAACTGGAAGACCTGCCTGCTGGTGGGGCTGGGCTTCCTGTTCATCCTCAACCAGGGCTATTGGGACGAGACCATGCAATCGCTGACGCTGGTGCTGTCGGCCTGCGTGGTCTGCATGGCGATCGGCGTGCCCATCGGCATCGCCGCCGCGCACCGGCCCCGGCTCTACGCCTGGATGCGCCCGGTGCTGGACCTGATGCAGACGCTGCCGACCTTCGTCTACCTGATCCCGGCCATCGTCTTTTTCGGCATCGGCATGGTGCCGGGGCTGATCGCGACGGTGATCTTCGTGCTGCCGGCCCCGATCCGGCTGACGCATCTGGGCATCAGCTCGACCCCCAAGGCGCTGGTCGAAGCCGCCATCGCCTTCGGCGCCACCCCGCGCCAGCTGCTGTGGAAGGTCGAGCTGCCCTCGGCCACCTCGCAGATCATGGCGGGGCTGAACCAGACCATCATGCTGTCACTGTCGATGGTGGTGATCGCGGCGCTGGTCGGCGCCTCGGGCCTGGGGGTGCCGGTGGTGCGGGCACTGAACAGCGTGAACACGTCGCTGGGATTCGAAAGCGGCTTCATCATCGTGGTGGTCGCGATCATGCTGGACCGGATGCTGCGGGTAAGGGGGCACGATGACTGA
- the choX gene encoding choline ABC transporter substrate-binding protein yields MTFRRTAAALAAGLVASLATTGIAAAEEPMACRKVVFSDVGWTDITATTALATTVLQGLGYQTEIKILSVPVTYTAMAKDDVDVFLGNWMPTMEADIAPYREAGTVEIVRTNLTGAKYTLATNKAGAELGIDDFGKIAAQKDALEGKIYAIEPGNDGNRLLLEMVAENKFDLGTFEVVESSEQGMLAQVSRADASGKPVVFLGWEPHPMNAQFEMTYLAGGDDVFGPDFGGARVDTNTRTGYVEECPNVGKFLQNLEFSLPMENEVMGLILNDGEAPADAALKWLKANPDAAKPWLAGVTAADGGDAAAALDKLLSR; encoded by the coding sequence ATGACATTTCGCCGCACCGCCGCAGCTCTTGCCGCCGGGTTGGTCGCATCGCTCGCCACGACCGGCATTGCTGCGGCAGAAGAGCCGATGGCGTGCCGCAAGGTCGTCTTCTCGGATGTCGGCTGGACCGATATCACCGCCACCACGGCGCTGGCCACGACCGTGCTGCAGGGGCTGGGCTACCAGACCGAAATCAAGATCCTGTCGGTGCCGGTGACCTATACCGCGATGGCCAAGGACGATGTGGACGTGTTCCTGGGCAACTGGATGCCGACGATGGAGGCCGATATCGCCCCCTATCGCGAGGCCGGCACGGTCGAGATCGTGCGCACCAACCTGACCGGCGCAAAATACACTCTGGCGACCAACAAGGCCGGGGCCGAGCTCGGCATCGACGACTTCGGCAAGATCGCCGCGCAGAAGGACGCCCTGGAGGGCAAGATCTACGCCATCGAACCCGGCAATGACGGCAACCGCCTGCTGCTGGAAATGGTGGCCGAGAACAAGTTCGACCTCGGCACCTTCGAGGTCGTCGAAAGCAGCGAACAGGGCATGCTGGCACAGGTTTCCCGCGCCGACGCCTCGGGCAAGCCGGTGGTCTTCCTCGGCTGGGAACCGCATCCGATGAACGCCCAGTTCGAGATGACCTATCTGGCCGGCGGGGACGATGTCTTCGGCCCGGATTTCGGCGGCGCGCGGGTCGATACCAACACCCGCACCGGCTATGTCGAGGAATGCCCGAATGTCGGCAAATTCCTGCAGAACCTGGAATTCAGTCTGCCCATGGAGAACGAGGTCATGGGCCTTATCCTGAACGACGGCGAGGCCCCGGCCGACGCGGCGCTGAAATGGCTGAAGGCCAACCCGGACGCGGCGAAGCCCTGGCTGGCCGGCGTGACCGCGGCGGATGGCGGCGATGCCGCCGCGGCCCTGGACAAGCTCCTGTCCCGGTAA
- the betI gene encoding transcriptional regulator BetI, giving the protein MPKLGAEPIRKAALINAAIATVGRAGSLDVTVAQIAREAGMSSALAHHYFGSKERIFLAAMRHILAQYGASTRAALKGAVTPRQRLDAIVAASFDGANFERDTIAAWLNFYALALVEPEAARLLRVYHRRLSSNLLVALRPLAGAGAERIARTLGALIDGLYLRAALSNEADAAAAERMTLDYLEKVLP; this is encoded by the coding sequence ATGCCCAAGCTTGGTGCTGAACCTATCCGAAAGGCGGCGCTGATCAACGCCGCAATCGCCACCGTGGGGCGCGCGGGCTCTCTGGACGTGACCGTGGCGCAGATCGCGCGCGAGGCGGGCATGTCCTCGGCGCTGGCGCATCACTATTTCGGCTCGAAGGAGCGGATCTTCCTGGCGGCGATGCGGCATATCCTGGCGCAATACGGTGCCTCGACCCGGGCGGCGCTGAAGGGGGCGGTGACCCCGCGCCAGCGGCTGGACGCCATCGTCGCTGCGAGTTTCGACGGCGCCAATTTCGAGCGCGACACCATCGCCGCCTGGCTGAACTTCTATGCGCTGGCGCTGGTCGAGCCCGAGGCGGCGCGGCTTCTGCGCGTCTATCACCGGCGGCTCAGCTCGAATCTGCTGGTGGCGCTGCGGCCGCTGGCCGGCGCGGGGGCCGAACGCATCGCCCGCACGCTGGGGGCGCTGATCGACGGGCTTTACCTGCGCGCGGCGCTGTCCAACGAGGCCGATGCCGCCGCCGCCGAACGCATGACGCTGGATTATCTGGAGAAGGTGTTGCCATGA
- the betB gene encoding betaine-aldehyde dehydrogenase: protein MSHDVQPAASLYIDGAFVEGEGEALPVHYPYTGEVIAHLREAARDQVTRATAAAAAAQPAWAALRPVERGRVLIRAAQIIRERAEELARLETLDTGKPIQETRVADWPSGADALEYFGGLAPTVTGQAIPLGGDFVYTIREALGVCAGIGAWNYPSQIACWKAAPALAMGNAMVFKPSEETPLGALKLAEILTEAGLPAGIFNVVQGRGAVGAALVTDPRVAKVSLTGSVATGQKVYAAAAEGMRHVTMELGGKSPLIVFDDASLDDAVGAAMLANFYSSGQICSNGTRVFVQEGILPAFLDRLAERVAKVRIGDPLDGETQHGPIVSLAQAAKIRAAIARGREEGARLVCGGPGEGAFVPPTVFADASDEMWIVREEIFGPVMSVLGFATEEEVVARANASPYGLAAGVFTRDLARGHRMAAALQAGTTWINAYNLTPVEAPFGGVKLSGIGRENSAAAIEHYSQLKSVYVGMGGVDAPY, encoded by the coding sequence ATGAGCCATGACGTGCAACCGGCCGCAAGCCTTTACATCGACGGCGCCTTCGTCGAGGGCGAGGGCGAGGCCTTGCCGGTGCATTACCCCTATACCGGCGAGGTCATCGCGCATCTGCGCGAGGCGGCCCGCGACCAGGTGACCCGCGCCACCGCCGCGGCCGCCGCCGCCCAGCCGGCCTGGGCGGCGCTGCGCCCGGTCGAGCGCGGCCGGGTGCTGATCCGGGCGGCGCAGATCATCCGCGAGCGGGCCGAGGAACTGGCGCGGCTCGAAACCCTGGACACCGGCAAGCCGATCCAGGAGACGCGGGTGGCCGACTGGCCATCGGGCGCCGATGCGCTGGAATATTTCGGCGGGCTGGCGCCGACGGTGACCGGGCAGGCGATCCCGCTGGGCGGGGATTTCGTCTATACGATCCGCGAGGCGCTGGGGGTCTGCGCCGGCATCGGCGCCTGGAACTACCCCAGCCAGATCGCCTGCTGGAAGGCGGCGCCGGCCCTGGCCATGGGCAATGCCATGGTCTTCAAGCCCAGCGAGGAAACGCCGCTGGGCGCCCTGAAACTGGCCGAGATCCTGACCGAGGCCGGGCTGCCGGCCGGCATCTTCAACGTCGTGCAGGGACGCGGCGCGGTCGGGGCGGCGCTGGTCACGGACCCGCGCGTCGCCAAGGTGTCGCTGACCGGCTCGGTCGCGACCGGGCAGAAGGTCTATGCCGCGGCGGCCGAGGGCATGCGCCATGTCACCATGGAACTGGGCGGCAAGTCGCCGCTGATCGTCTTCGACGATGCCTCGCTGGACGATGCAGTCGGCGCGGCGATGCTGGCGAATTTCTATTCCTCGGGGCAGATCTGCTCGAACGGCACCCGGGTCTTCGTGCAGGAAGGCATCCTGCCCGCCTTCCTGGACCGGCTGGCCGAGCGGGTGGCGAAGGTCCGGATCGGCGATCCGCTGGACGGGGAAACCCAGCACGGCCCCATCGTCAGCCTGGCCCAGGCGGCGAAGATCCGCGCCGCCATCGCCCGCGGCCGCGAGGAGGGCGCGCGGCTGGTCTGCGGCGGCCCGGGCGAGGGCGCCTTTGTCCCGCCCACCGTCTTCGCCGATGCTTCGGACGAGATGTGGATCGTGCGCGAGGAGATCTTCGGTCCGGTCATGTCGGTGCTGGGCTTCGCGACCGAGGAGGAGGTGGTCGCCCGCGCCAACGCCTCGCCCTATGGGCTGGCGGCGGGGGTGTTCACCCGCGACCTGGCGCGCGGCCACCGGATGGCGGCGGCGCTGCAGGCCGGAACCACCTGGATCAACGCCTATAACCTGACCCCGGTCGAGGCGCCCTTCGGCGGCGTCAAGCTGTCGGGGATCGGCCGCGAGAACTCGGCCGCGGCCATCGAGCATTATTCGCAGCTGAAATCGGTCTATGTCGGCATGGGAGGCGTCGATGCGCCCTATTGA
- the betA gene encoding choline dehydrogenase, whose translation MIPDYVIVGAGSAGCALAYRLVMAGKRVDIIEYGGSDVGPFIQMPAALSYPMNMRRYDWGFSSEPEPHLGGRRLVTPRGKVVGGSSSINGMVFVRGHARDFDFWAESGADGWAYADVLPYFKRMESSHGAVSDYRGTEGPLHVTRGSRKNPLFNAFIRAGREAGYPTTEDYNGARQEGFGAMEATIWEGRRWSAANAYLRPAQATGRLRLRRGLAQRVVFEDGRAVGVEVRNTRGVNVFRAKHEVILSASSINTPKLLMLSGIGPADHLREHGVEVRADRPGVGANLQDHLEVYMQYTATKPITLYKHWNLWGKGSIGAQWLATGTGLGASNQFESCGFIRSAAGVEYPDIQYHFLPLAVRYDGRAAAEGHGFQVHVGPMRSKSRGTVRLKSADPKQAPEIRFNYMSHPDDWAEFRACVRLTREIFEQPAFAEYKGYEIQPGEDVVSDDQIDAFIREHAESAFHPCGTARMGRRDDDMAVVDPELRVIGVEGLRVADSSIFPRITNGNLNAPSIMTGEKAADHILGQGMLAPLNLGPEISPNWQITQRSA comes from the coding sequence ATGATCCCGGATTACGTCATCGTCGGCGCCGGCTCGGCCGGCTGCGCGCTGGCCTATCGGCTGGTGATGGCCGGCAAGCGGGTGGACATCATCGAATATGGCGGCAGCGATGTCGGGCCCTTCATCCAGATGCCGGCGGCGCTGTCCTATCCGATGAACATGCGCCGCTATGACTGGGGGTTTTCGTCCGAGCCCGAGCCGCATCTGGGCGGGCGCCGGCTGGTGACGCCGCGCGGCAAGGTGGTCGGGGGCTCGTCCTCGATCAACGGCATGGTCTTCGTGCGCGGCCATGCCCGGGATTTCGACTTCTGGGCCGAGAGCGGCGCCGACGGCTGGGCCTATGCCGATGTGCTGCCCTATTTCAAGCGCATGGAAAGCTCGCATGGCGCGGTCAGCGACTATCGCGGCACCGAGGGGCCGCTGCATGTGACCCGCGGCTCGCGCAAGAACCCGCTGTTCAACGCCTTCATCCGCGCCGGGCGCGAGGCCGGCTATCCGACGACCGAGGATTACAACGGCGCCCGGCAGGAGGGTTTCGGCGCCATGGAGGCGACGATCTGGGAAGGCCGGCGCTGGTCGGCCGCCAATGCCTATCTGCGCCCGGCGCAGGCCACCGGCCGCTTGCGGCTGCGGCGCGGGCTGGCGCAGCGCGTGGTCTTCGAGGATGGCCGCGCGGTCGGCGTCGAGGTCAGGAATACCCGCGGTGTCAATGTGTTCCGGGCGAAACATGAGGTGATCCTTTCGGCCAGCTCGATCAACACGCCGAAGCTGCTGATGCTGTCGGGCATCGGGCCGGCGGACCACCTGCGCGAACATGGCGTCGAGGTCAGGGCGGACCGGCCCGGGGTGGGGGCGAACCTGCAGGATCACCTGGAGGTCTACATGCAATATACCGCGACCAAGCCCATCACGCTTTACAAGCACTGGAACCTGTGGGGGAAAGGCTCGATCGGGGCGCAATGGCTGGCGACGGGGACGGGGCTGGGCGCCTCGAACCAGTTCGAGAGCTGCGGCTTCATCCGTTCGGCCGCCGGGGTGGAATATCCGGACATCCAGTATCACTTCCTGCCGCTTGCCGTGCGCTATGACGGCAGGGCGGCGGCCGAGGGGCATGGCTTCCAGGTCCATGTCGGGCCGATGCGGTCCAAGTCGCGCGGCACGGTGCGGCTGAAATCGGCCGATCCGAAACAGGCGCCCGAGATCCGCTTCAACTACATGTCGCATCCCGACGACTGGGCCGAGTTCCGCGCCTGCGTGCGGCTGACCCGCGAGATCTTCGAGCAGCCGGCCTTTGCGGAATACAAGGGCTACGAGATCCAGCCCGGCGAGGATGTGGTGAGCGACGATCAGATCGACGCCTTCATCCGCGAGCATGCCGAGTCGGCCTTTCACCCCTGCGGCACGGCGCGCATGGGCCGGCGGGACGACGACATGGCGGTGGTCGATCCCGAGCTGCGGGTGATCGGGGTCGAGGGGCTGCGCGTCGCCGACAGCTCGATCTTTCCGCGCATCACCAATGGCAACCTGAACGCGCCCTCGATCATGACCGGCGAGAAGGCCGCCGACCATATCCTGGGCCAGGGGATGCTGGCGCCGCTGAACCTGGGGCCCGAGATTTCGCCGAACTGGCAGATAACCCAGCGTTCCGCTTAG
- a CDS encoding DUF177 domain-containing protein produces MTDSKAPQTRFRVAHLNPRQPTGFALAPDAAARAALAAELGLNALPRLRFSGSIRAVSSDAWEVTGTLAARVVQPCVVTLAPVATSLQEEVHRLFSPHAAAPEGDEVEMPDDELEPLGQFIDIEAIMVEALALALPLYPRAEGAALDAPEPEPAAETRKPFAGLADLLKHPKNGS; encoded by the coding sequence ATGACCGATTCCAAAGCCCCGCAGACCCGGTTCCGGGTGGCCCACCTGAACCCGCGCCAGCCGACCGGTTTCGCGCTGGCCCCCGATGCCGCGGCGCGCGCGGCGCTGGCGGCCGAGCTGGGACTGAACGCCCTGCCCCGGCTGCGCTTTTCCGGCAGCATCCGCGCCGTCTCCAGCGACGCCTGGGAGGTGACGGGCACGCTTGCCGCCCGCGTCGTGCAGCCCTGCGTGGTGACGCTGGCCCCGGTCGCGACCAGCCTGCAGGAAGAGGTGCATCGCCTGTTCTCGCCCCATGCCGCCGCCCCCGAGGGCGACGAGGTCGAGATGCCCGATGACGAGCTCGAGCCGCTGGGGCAGTTCATCGATATCGAAGCGATCATGGTCGAGGCCCTGGCGCTGGCGCTGCCGCTCTATCCGCGCGCCGAAGGGGCCGCGCTGGACGCGCCCGAACCCGAGCCCGCGGCCGAGACCCGCAAGCCCTTCGCCGGGCTCGCGGACTTGTTGAAACACCCGAAGAACGGATCGTAA
- a CDS encoding outer membrane protein assembly factor BamE, producing the protein MKISRRQLMGFALAAPLGLSACQATYRNHGYVPPQEQLAQVVVGQTSQSQLEGLIGRPSAQGLLTGSAWYYVGSRWEFYGPRQPREIDRQVVAVSFAENGVVSNVEHFGLERGRVVVLSRRVTDTGVASLGLVRQLLGNVGRVQASDLLRD; encoded by the coding sequence ATGAAGATTTCCCGGCGGCAGCTCATGGGTTTCGCATTGGCCGCGCCTCTTGGCCTTTCCGCCTGCCAGGCCACCTATCGCAACCATGGCTATGTTCCGCCCCAGGAACAGCTGGCCCAGGTCGTGGTCGGCCAGACCTCGCAATCCCAGCTTGAGGGGCTGATCGGCCGGCCCTCGGCCCAGGGGCTGCTGACCGGCTCGGCCTGGTATTACGTCGGCTCGCGCTGGGAGTTCTACGGGCCCCGGCAGCCGCGCGAGATCGACCGCCAGGTGGTGGCCGTCAGCTTTGCCGAGAACGGCGTGGTCAGCAATGTCGAGCATTTCGGGCTGGAGCGCGGCCGGGTCGTGGTGCTGTCGCGGCGCGTGACCGATACCGGGGTCGCCAGCCTCGGCCTGGTCCGCCAGCTGCTGGGCAATGTCGGCCGCGTCCAGGCCAGCGACCTGTTGCGCGACTGA
- the msrB gene encoding peptide-methionine (R)-S-oxide reductase MsrB, with product MSERIIKTEAEWRAQLDPETYRVTRQAGTERPFSHPGFPQGPGHYECVCCGARLFDGDAKFESHCGWPSFSRPGGRIDEHRDTSHGMIRTEVRCHRCDAHLGHVFPDGPPPTGLRYCINGVALRFVPEPG from the coding sequence ATGTCGGAACGGATCATCAAGACGGAAGCGGAATGGCGGGCGCAGCTGGACCCGGAAACCTATCGCGTCACCCGGCAGGCCGGAACCGAGCGGCCGTTCTCGCATCCGGGCTTCCCGCAGGGGCCGGGCCATTACGAATGCGTCTGCTGCGGGGCGCGGCTCTTCGACGGCGACGCCAAGTTCGAAAGCCATTGCGGCTGGCCCAGCTTTTCCCGGCCCGGGGGCAGGATCGACGAGCATCGCGACACCAGCCACGGCATGATCCGCACCGAGGTGCGCTGCCACCGCTGCGATGCGCATCTGGGCCATGTCTTTCCCGACGGGCCCCCGCCGACCGGGCTGCGCTATTGCATCAACGGCGTGGCGCTGCGCTTCGTGCCCGAGCCGGGCTGA
- a CDS encoding GNAT family N-acetyltransferase — MMSLSKGRYEIGFAESAGQIREAQRLRWLCFRGRGRDAEAAEALDADDYDDRCAHVLIRDGASGRLVACFRMLTLSGGAEIGDSYSARYYNLSRLRDFRGRMVEIGRFCIHPEWQDPDILRLAWGALARHVDEEDVEMLFGCSSFMGTDTHGYEDAFAMLRERHLAPKRWLPRVKAPQVFRFARALRLRKADPRRAMAAMPPLLRSYLAMGGWVSDHAVVDRQLDTLHVFTGLEIRAIPPGRAKLLRAAGM, encoded by the coding sequence ATGATGTCACTCAGCAAGGGCCGCTACGAGATCGGTTTCGCCGAGAGCGCAGGGCAGATCCGCGAGGCGCAGCGGCTGCGCTGGCTGTGCTTTCGCGGCCGGGGCCGGGATGCCGAGGCAGCGGAGGCGCTGGATGCCGACGATTACGACGATCGCTGCGCCCATGTGCTGATTCGCGACGGTGCCTCGGGCCGGCTGGTCGCCTGCTTCCGCATGCTGACCCTGTCCGGCGGGGCCGAGATCGGCGACAGCTATTCGGCGCGCTATTACAACCTGTCCCGTTTGCGCGATTTCCGCGGCCGCATGGTCGAGATCGGCCGATTCTGCATCCATCCCGAATGGCAGGACCCGGACATATTGCGCCTCGCCTGGGGGGCGCTGGCGCGGCATGTGGACGAGGAGGACGTCGAGATGCTGTTCGGCTGTTCCAGCTTCATGGGCACCGACACCCATGGCTACGAGGACGCCTTTGCCATGCTGCGCGAGCGGCATCTGGCGCCGAAGCGCTGGCTGCCGCGGGTGAAGGCGCCGCAGGTCTTTCGCTTTGCCCGGGCGCTGCGGCTGCGCAAGGCCGACCCACGCCGCGCCATGGCGGCGATGCCGCCGCTTCTGCGCTCATACCTCGCCATGGGGGGCTGGGTCAGCGATCATGCGGTGGTGGACCGGCAGCTGGACACGCTGCATGTCTTCACCGGGCTGGAGATCCGCGCCATTCCCCCCGGACGCGCGAAACTCTTGCGCGCGGCGGGGATGTAG
- the tgt gene encoding tRNA guanosine(34) transglycosylase Tgt, whose protein sequence is MSDRFHFSVSATDGRARSGVIHTPRGEIRTPAFMPVGTAATVKAMLPESVRATGADILLGNTYHLMLRPGAERIARLGGLHRFMNWPRPILTDSGGFQVMSLSSLRKLTEEGVTFSSHVDGSKHFLSPETSMEIQRLLGSDIVMAFDECPALPASEEVVAKSMRMSMRWAQRSRDAFGDRPGHALFGIMQGGVTRELREESAEALKSIGFEGYAIGGLAVGEGQEAMFGVLDYAPGFLPEDKPRYLMGVGKPDDIVGAVLRGVDMMDCVLPSRSGRTGQAWTRRGQVNVKNARHADDPRPLDENCNCPACTGYSRAYLHHVFRAGEMISGMLLTWHNLHYFQELMAGLREAIARGTLAAFVAEFEAMRAQGDIEPL, encoded by the coding sequence ATGAGCGACAGATTCCATTTCTCCGTTTCGGCCACCGACGGCCGCGCCCGCAGCGGTGTGATCCACACGCCGCGCGGCGAGATCCGCACCCCCGCCTTCATGCCGGTCGGCACCGCCGCCACGGTCAAGGCCATGCTGCCCGAATCGGTGCGCGCCACCGGCGCCGACATCCTGCTGGGCAACACCTATCACCTGATGCTGCGCCCCGGCGCCGAACGCATCGCCCGGCTGGGCGGGTTGCACCGGTTCATGAACTGGCCGCGCCCGATCCTGACCGATTCGGGTGGCTTTCAGGTCATGTCGCTGTCCAGCCTGCGCAAGCTGACCGAAGAGGGCGTGACCTTTTCCAGCCATGTCGACGGCTCCAAGCATTTCCTGTCGCCCGAGACCAGCATGGAGATCCAGCGCCTGCTGGGCTCGGACATCGTCATGGCCTTCGACGAATGCCCGGCCCTGCCCGCCTCCGAGGAGGTGGTGGCGAAATCCATGCGCATGTCGATGCGCTGGGCGCAGCGCAGCCGCGACGCCTTCGGCGACCGGCCCGGCCACGCGCTTTTCGGCATCATGCAGGGCGGCGTCACCCGCGAGCTGCGCGAGGAATCGGCCGAGGCTCTGAAATCCATCGGCTTCGAGGGATACGCCATCGGCGGCCTCGCCGTGGGCGAGGGGCAGGAGGCGATGTTCGGCGTGCTGGACTATGCCCCCGGCTTCCTGCCCGAGGACAAGCCGCGCTACCTGATGGGCGTCGGCAAGCCCGACGACATCGTCGGCGCGGTGCTGCGCGGCGTGGACATGATGGATTGCGTGCTGCCCTCGCGCTCTGGCCGCACCGGGCAGGCCTGGACCCGGCGCGGCCAGGTCAATGTCAAGAACGCGCGCCATGCCGACGACCCGCGCCCGCTGGATGAAAACTGCAACTGCCCGGCTTGCACCGGCTATTCCCGCGCCTATCTGCACCATGTCTTCCGCGCCGGCGAGATGATCTCGGGCATGCTGCTGACCTGGCACAACCTGCATTACTTCCAGGAGCTGATGGCCGGGCTGCGCGAGGCCATCGCCCGCGGCACCCTGGCCGCATTCGTGGCCGAATTCGAGGCAATGCGGGCACAGGGCGACATAGAACCTTTGTGA